From the genome of Nerophis ophidion isolate RoL-2023_Sa linkage group LG25, RoL_Noph_v1.0, whole genome shotgun sequence, one region includes:
- the sirt3 gene encoding NAD-dependent protein deacetylase sirtuin-3, mitochondrial isoform X2, whose amino-acid sequence MAAFSRTKIFFRRSLFSGGRTVIASGLFRRSLCPCQGETHLPSFPLWDAGRRFFSHGGGAVVEQQTLDSIAKKIREQKYKRVVVIAGAGISTPSGIPDFRSPGSGLYDNLQEYNLPYAEAIFEVNYFHHNPIPFFALAKELYPGNYQPNSTHYFVRLLLEKNLLLRMYTQNIDGLERLAGIPPDFLVEAHGTFATATCTVCRRKYEEEDLRPDLMSGVIPKCPSCKGIIKPDIVFFGEELPLHFFKYLTDFPLADLLIIMGTSLEVEPFASLAGAVRGSVPRLLINKDLVGPFALRNGRLGDVVLLGDVVSGVQSLVDALGWTQELDALMANAAVKTASKTKEE is encoded by the exons ATGGCGGCTTTTAGTAGAACCAAAATATTCTTCCGTCGCAGTTTATTTTCAGGAGGTAGGACAGTCATTGCAAGCG GCCTTTTTCGAAGGAGTTTGTGTCCGTGTCAAGGTGAAACACACTTGCCGAG CTTTCCCTTGTGGGATGCTGGCAGAAGATTTTTCTCCCATGGTGGTGGCGCAGTCGTGGAGCAGCAGACGCTGGATAGCATTGCCAAGAAGATCCGAGAGCAGAAGTACAAGAGAGTGGTTGTGATTGCTGGGGCTGGGATTAGCACACCCAGCGGCATCCCAGATTTCAG GTCCCCTGGTAGCGGCCTCTACGACAACTTGCAGGAGTATAATCTGCCATATGCAGAGGCTATTTTTGAAGTTAACTATTTTCATCACAATCCTATTCCCTTCTTTGCTCTTGCCAAAGAGTTGTATCCAGGAAATTACCAGCCTAATTCTACACACTATTTTGTGAGACTGCTTCTTGAAAAGAATCTGCTCCTCCGGATGTACACACAGAATATCGACGGTTTGGAAAGAT TGGCAGGGATTCCTCCTGATTTTCTCGTGGAGGCCCACGGGACATTTGCTACCGCCACCTGCACTGTTTGCAGACGCAAATACGAGGAAGAAGACCTACGA CCAGACTTGATGAGTGGCGTGATTCCCAAATGCCCATCTTGTAAGGGCATCATAAAGCCAGACATTGTTTTCTTTGGGGAAGAGCTACCACTTCACTTCTTCAAGTACCTCACAGACTTTCCACTCGCAGATCTCCTCATCATCATGGGCACATCACTAGAG GTAGAGCCCTTTGCTAGTCTTGCTGGGGCAGTGCGAGGATCTGTCCCCCGACTCCTCATCAACAAGGACCTAGTTGGTCCATTTGCATTGAGAAATGGTCGACTTGGTGATGTCGTGCTACTGGGCGATGTAGTAAGTGGCGTCCAAAGTTTAGTCGATGCTCTCGGTTGGACTCAGGAGCTGGATGCTCTGATGGCCAATGCTGCTGTGAAA ACTGCATCAAAGACGAAGGAAGAATAG
- the sirt3 gene encoding NAD-dependent protein deacetylase sirtuin-3, mitochondrial isoform X1, with protein MAAFSRTKIFFRRSLFSGGRTVIASGLFRRSLCPCQGETHLPSFPLWDAGRRFFSHGGGAVVEQQTLDSIAKKIREQKYKRVVVIAGAGISTPSGIPDFRSPGSGLYDNLQEYNLPYAEAIFEVNYFHHNPIPFFALAKELYPGNYQPNSTHYFVRLLLEKNLLLRMYTQNIDGLERLAGIPPDFLVEAHGTFATATCTVCRRKYEEEDLRVSYLMSGVIPKCPSCKGIIKPDIVFFGEELPLHFFKYLTDFPLADLLIIMGTSLEVEPFASLAGAVRGSVPRLLINKDLVGPFALRNGRLGDVVLLGDVVSGVQSLVDALGWTQELDALMANAAVKTASKTKEE; from the exons ATGGCGGCTTTTAGTAGAACCAAAATATTCTTCCGTCGCAGTTTATTTTCAGGAGGTAGGACAGTCATTGCAAGCG GCCTTTTTCGAAGGAGTTTGTGTCCGTGTCAAGGTGAAACACACTTGCCGAG CTTTCCCTTGTGGGATGCTGGCAGAAGATTTTTCTCCCATGGTGGTGGCGCAGTCGTGGAGCAGCAGACGCTGGATAGCATTGCCAAGAAGATCCGAGAGCAGAAGTACAAGAGAGTGGTTGTGATTGCTGGGGCTGGGATTAGCACACCCAGCGGCATCCCAGATTTCAG GTCCCCTGGTAGCGGCCTCTACGACAACTTGCAGGAGTATAATCTGCCATATGCAGAGGCTATTTTTGAAGTTAACTATTTTCATCACAATCCTATTCCCTTCTTTGCTCTTGCCAAAGAGTTGTATCCAGGAAATTACCAGCCTAATTCTACACACTATTTTGTGAGACTGCTTCTTGAAAAGAATCTGCTCCTCCGGATGTACACACAGAATATCGACGGTTTGGAAAGAT TGGCAGGGATTCCTCCTGATTTTCTCGTGGAGGCCCACGGGACATTTGCTACCGCCACCTGCACTGTTTGCAGACGCAAATACGAGGAAGAAGACCTACGAGTGAGTT ACTTGATGAGTGGCGTGATTCCCAAATGCCCATCTTGTAAGGGCATCATAAAGCCAGACATTGTTTTCTTTGGGGAAGAGCTACCACTTCACTTCTTCAAGTACCTCACAGACTTTCCACTCGCAGATCTCCTCATCATCATGGGCACATCACTAGAG GTAGAGCCCTTTGCTAGTCTTGCTGGGGCAGTGCGAGGATCTGTCCCCCGACTCCTCATCAACAAGGACCTAGTTGGTCCATTTGCATTGAGAAATGGTCGACTTGGTGATGTCGTGCTACTGGGCGATGTAGTAAGTGGCGTCCAAAGTTTAGTCGATGCTCTCGGTTGGACTCAGGAGCTGGATGCTCTGATGGCCAATGCTGCTGTGAAA ACTGCATCAAAGACGAAGGAAGAATAG
- the sirt3 gene encoding NAD-dependent protein deacetylase sirtuin-3, mitochondrial isoform X3, protein MAAFSRTKIFFRRSLFSGGLFRRSLCPCQGETHLPSFPLWDAGRRFFSHGGGAVVEQQTLDSIAKKIREQKYKRVVVIAGAGISTPSGIPDFRSPGSGLYDNLQEYNLPYAEAIFEVNYFHHNPIPFFALAKELYPGNYQPNSTHYFVRLLLEKNLLLRMYTQNIDGLERLAGIPPDFLVEAHGTFATATCTVCRRKYEEEDLRVSYLMSGVIPKCPSCKGIIKPDIVFFGEELPLHFFKYLTDFPLADLLIIMGTSLEVEPFASLAGAVRGSVPRLLINKDLVGPFALRNGRLGDVVLLGDVVSGVQSLVDALGWTQELDALMANAAVKTASKTKEE, encoded by the exons ATGGCGGCTTTTAGTAGAACCAAAATATTCTTCCGTCGCAGTTTATTTTCAGGAG GCCTTTTTCGAAGGAGTTTGTGTCCGTGTCAAGGTGAAACACACTTGCCGAG CTTTCCCTTGTGGGATGCTGGCAGAAGATTTTTCTCCCATGGTGGTGGCGCAGTCGTGGAGCAGCAGACGCTGGATAGCATTGCCAAGAAGATCCGAGAGCAGAAGTACAAGAGAGTGGTTGTGATTGCTGGGGCTGGGATTAGCACACCCAGCGGCATCCCAGATTTCAG GTCCCCTGGTAGCGGCCTCTACGACAACTTGCAGGAGTATAATCTGCCATATGCAGAGGCTATTTTTGAAGTTAACTATTTTCATCACAATCCTATTCCCTTCTTTGCTCTTGCCAAAGAGTTGTATCCAGGAAATTACCAGCCTAATTCTACACACTATTTTGTGAGACTGCTTCTTGAAAAGAATCTGCTCCTCCGGATGTACACACAGAATATCGACGGTTTGGAAAGAT TGGCAGGGATTCCTCCTGATTTTCTCGTGGAGGCCCACGGGACATTTGCTACCGCCACCTGCACTGTTTGCAGACGCAAATACGAGGAAGAAGACCTACGAGTGAGTT ACTTGATGAGTGGCGTGATTCCCAAATGCCCATCTTGTAAGGGCATCATAAAGCCAGACATTGTTTTCTTTGGGGAAGAGCTACCACTTCACTTCTTCAAGTACCTCACAGACTTTCCACTCGCAGATCTCCTCATCATCATGGGCACATCACTAGAG GTAGAGCCCTTTGCTAGTCTTGCTGGGGCAGTGCGAGGATCTGTCCCCCGACTCCTCATCAACAAGGACCTAGTTGGTCCATTTGCATTGAGAAATGGTCGACTTGGTGATGTCGTGCTACTGGGCGATGTAGTAAGTGGCGTCCAAAGTTTAGTCGATGCTCTCGGTTGGACTCAGGAGCTGGATGCTCTGATGGCCAATGCTGCTGTGAAA ACTGCATCAAAGACGAAGGAAGAATAG